A section of the Chryseobacterium ginsenosidimutans genome encodes:
- a CDS encoding glycoside hydrolase family 130 protein — MINVKKEGIILEKNNLGFESSGVLNPAVVYENDLVHLFYRAVSKDNHSSIGYCTLKNLLTVEKHLDIPILYSQYDYEKQGMEDPRIVKIDGLYYLTYTAYDGINALGALATSKDLVTWEKRGLIVPQYSYEEFKHLAESRGELNEKYFRFNGKYIVPKKNGKKILIWDKNVILFPRRINGKLYFLHRIKPDIQIVSVYDLSELTHSFWDNFLLMFSDHILISSKHDHEVSYVGAGCPPIETEKGWLLIYHGVHDTVDGYVYCACAALLDLEDPTREIARLPYPLFKPEYNYELHGKVNNVCFPSGALVCEDTLYIYYGAADEHVACASVDLSELLKELTTYKNLSHEK, encoded by the coding sequence ATGATCAATGTAAAAAAAGAAGGTATCATCCTGGAAAAAAACAATCTCGGATTTGAAAGTTCCGGAGTTTTAAATCCTGCTGTAGTATATGAAAATGATTTGGTTCACTTATTTTACAGAGCAGTGAGCAAAGACAATCATTCGAGTATTGGATATTGTACATTAAAGAATTTATTAACGGTTGAAAAGCATCTTGATATTCCTATTCTTTATTCACAATATGACTATGAAAAACAAGGAATGGAAGACCCACGGATTGTAAAAATTGATGGTTTATACTATTTGACATACACCGCTTATGATGGCATCAATGCATTAGGCGCATTAGCGACTTCAAAAGATTTGGTGACATGGGAAAAAAGAGGGCTCATCGTACCGCAATATTCCTATGAAGAGTTTAAACATTTAGCCGAATCAAGAGGTGAATTAAATGAAAAATACTTTCGTTTCAACGGAAAATATATAGTGCCTAAAAAAAATGGTAAAAAGATACTTATCTGGGACAAAAATGTAATATTATTTCCAAGGCGTATTAATGGGAAACTTTATTTTTTACACCGAATAAAACCGGATATTCAAATTGTTTCTGTTTATGATTTGAGTGAGCTTACCCATAGTTTTTGGGATAACTTTCTCTTAATGTTCAGCGATCACATCCTCATTTCATCAAAACATGATCATGAAGTAAGCTATGTAGGAGCTGGGTGCCCTCCCATTGAAACAGAAAAAGGCTGGCTCCTAATCTACCATGGCGTTCACGATACAGTGGATGGTTATGTTTATTGTGCTTGTGCAGCATTATTAGATTTAGAAGATCCCACCCGCGAAATAGCCCGTCTACCCTACCCATTGTTTAAGCCTGAATACAATTACGAACTACACGGTAAAGTTAATAATGTTTGTTTTCCCAGCGGAGCATTGGTTTGTGAGGATACACTATATATCTATTATGGCGCAGCAGACGAACATGTTGCCTGTGCTTCGGTAGACCTTTCGGAATTGCTGAAAGAATTAACAACTTATAAAAATTTATCCCATGAAAAATAA
- a CDS encoding response regulator transcription factor — MEKIRLLIIEDNDDIRESTAEILELASYEVFQASNGKQGVDLAIKHIPDVILCDIMMPELDGYGVLHLLSKREDTALIPFIFITAKTDRVEVRKGIEMGADDYLTTTF, encoded by the coding sequence ATGGAAAAAATACGCCTATTGATTATCGAAGATAATGATGACATCCGTGAAAGTACCGCGGAGATCCTTGAGCTTGCCAGTTATGAAGTATTTCAAGCTTCAAATGGTAAACAGGGAGTGGATCTGGCCATTAAACATATCCCGGATGTGATATTATGTGATATTATGATGCCGGAGCTTGACGGGTATGGGGTTTTACATCTTTTAAGCAAAAGAGAGGATACTGCACTTATTCCTTTTATTTTTATAACGGCAAAAACGGATCGGGTAGAAGTCCGAAAAGGAATCGAAATGGGTGCGGATGACTATCTTACCACAACCTTTTGA
- a CDS encoding L,D-transpeptidase family protein gives MKAFLTFTIILCCAIITPAQDLKMTNEIAFSLKDNVTLSKLHYPKSVIQFYTQNDSEYAWIDIMQKPDQPEIAMLLLEYSYRFGLPLSDYHWEAISLQKLRKLRNSPVEINQKEKAVFDILMTDALITFINNLHFGKYNPSYSSAYIDTNDINGFRSEDALLYAKMQTDFLKAILEVQPKIKAYTDLQNYLNGLYEENDCSAPQTEIERIVINMERLRWINTRDEAYILVNISSYTLEFHQKDSVFDFKVIIGKPTTKTPVLESSITYFTTAPDWKVPQSIFIKEMLPKILKNSRYLEDHHYSVYDKQGNKVEITWSKLKEIRQNPNRYSVRQSSGCDNALGAVVFRFENSYGVYLHDTSQKQLFNKDDRALSHGCIRVENAKELASLLLKYDHSEHKIPILENAMADYQRKDFVLKEPVPIIITYLTCLIKDGKPVLYKDIYHFDDSLENKFNQNK, from the coding sequence ATGAAAGCTTTTTTAACCTTCACAATTATTCTTTGTTGCGCAATTATCACGCCGGCTCAGGATTTGAAAATGACTAATGAGATTGCTTTTTCGCTTAAAGATAATGTTACTCTTTCGAAATTGCATTATCCAAAATCAGTCATTCAGTTTTATACCCAAAATGACTCTGAATATGCCTGGATCGATATTATGCAGAAGCCGGATCAACCTGAAATAGCAATGTTATTGCTGGAGTATTCCTACCGATTCGGACTCCCTTTATCTGATTATCATTGGGAGGCTATTTCTCTTCAGAAATTAAGAAAATTGAGAAATTCTCCTGTAGAAATAAATCAAAAAGAGAAGGCTGTGTTCGATATTCTGATGACCGATGCTTTAATAACTTTTATTAATAATCTGCATTTTGGAAAATACAATCCTTCATACAGCTCGGCATATATTGATACTAACGATATTAATGGATTTCGCTCAGAGGATGCATTGCTATATGCAAAAATGCAAACAGATTTTCTTAAGGCAATCCTTGAGGTTCAGCCTAAGATTAAAGCGTATACAGATCTTCAGAATTATTTGAATGGACTTTATGAAGAAAACGATTGCTCGGCTCCTCAAACTGAAATTGAAAGGATTGTTATCAATATGGAACGCCTGCGATGGATCAATACAAGGGATGAAGCGTACATATTAGTCAATATTTCTTCTTATACATTAGAATTTCACCAGAAGGACAGTGTGTTTGATTTCAAAGTAATTATAGGAAAACCTACTACCAAAACTCCGGTCCTGGAAAGCAGTATTACTTATTTTACAACAGCTCCTGACTGGAAAGTTCCCCAAAGCATATTCATCAAAGAAATGCTTCCAAAAATTTTAAAAAACAGCAGGTATTTGGAAGATCATCATTATTCAGTTTACGATAAACAAGGAAATAAAGTCGAAATAACTTGGTCAAAACTAAAAGAGATCCGTCAAAATCCTAATAGATATAGTGTAAGACAATCATCCGGATGTGATAATGCACTGGGAGCGGTGGTTTTTAGATTTGAGAACTCTTATGGAGTATATCTTCATGATACTTCTCAAAAACAATTGTTTAATAAAGATGATAGAGCGTTGAGTCATGGGTGCATTCGTGTCGAGAATGCTAAAGAACTCGCGTCTCTCCTATTAAAATATGATCATTCAGAACATAAGATTCCCATTTTAGAAAATGCGATGGCTGACTACCAAAGAAAAGATTTTGTTTTAAAAGAGCCGGTTCCTATCATTATTACTTATCTGACTTGCTTAATAAAAGATGGAAAACCCGTATTGTATAAAGACATTTACCATTTTGATGATTCGCTTGAAAATAAATTTAACCAAAATAAATAA
- a CDS encoding PAS domain-containing sensor histidine kinase — protein MESTKLLHAIIETAIDGIITIDNRGRIESMNPSALKIFGYDAEELMGRNISVLMPEPDKTRHDGYLLHYQDTGEKKIIGKGREVRGLRKDGTQFPFRLAVSEVQYQDRVIYTGFIHDLSKEKEAEEFLKKYTIELEKLVENRTKSLKKMLHELERAKEEANISLEKEKYLNRMKSRFVSMASHEFRTPLSSMQLSAVLIEKYLQTSDTVQVLKHLHKIKTAIGSLNGILNDFLSLEKLEAGIVSPHYDVFDIIKFSEELTEEMQLITKEDQIIIYQHAGSENNVNLDQNLLRNCLMNLLSNAIKYSGEHTLIEFSTEINEDQYVLSVKDNGIGIPKEDQSGLFQPFFRAHNTGNIPGTGLGLNIVQRYVNLMDGKIHFESNSSQGTEFTLSFQKSSVNNTPI, from the coding sequence ATGGAAAGTACTAAACTTTTGCATGCTATTATAGAAACAGCGATTGATGGTATTATAACCATTGACAACAGGGGAAGAATTGAAAGCATGAATCCTTCTGCCTTGAAGATTTTTGGATATGATGCAGAAGAATTAATGGGCAGAAATATTTCAGTACTGATGCCGGAACCGGACAAAACCAGACATGATGGTTATCTTCTTCATTATCAAGATACTGGAGAAAAGAAAATCATTGGAAAAGGAAGAGAAGTTAGGGGACTAAGAAAAGACGGGACACAATTTCCTTTCAGGTTGGCTGTAAGCGAAGTGCAATATCAGGATAGGGTGATCTATACAGGTTTTATACACGATCTTTCAAAAGAAAAAGAAGCGGAAGAGTTTCTTAAAAAATATACCATAGAGCTTGAAAAGTTAGTTGAAAACCGGACAAAATCTTTGAAAAAAATGCTTCACGAACTGGAGCGGGCAAAAGAAGAGGCCAATATATCGCTGGAAAAGGAAAAGTATCTTAACCGAATGAAAAGCCGGTTCGTATCAATGGCATCGCATGAGTTTCGTACTCCTTTAAGTTCTATGCAGCTTTCTGCCGTGCTGATTGAAAAATATCTGCAAACTTCTGACACGGTCCAAGTATTAAAACATCTTCATAAAATTAAAACGGCAATTGGCAGTCTGAACGGCATTCTTAATGATTTTCTATCATTGGAAAAGCTTGAGGCGGGTATTGTTTCTCCTCATTATGACGTATTTGATATTATTAAGTTTTCAGAAGAACTCACGGAGGAAATGCAGCTTATCACCAAAGAAGATCAGATTATCATTTACCAACACGCAGGATCGGAAAATAATGTAAATCTGGATCAAAATTTATTAAGAAACTGTTTAATGAACTTATTGAGTAATGCTATAAAATATTCAGGAGAACACACGTTGATTGAATTCTCTACAGAAATAAATGAAGATCAATATGTGCTATCAGTAAAAGATAACGGAATAGGAATACCAAAAGAAGACCAATCCGGTCTTTTTCAGCCATTTTTCAGAGCACATAATACCGGAAACATTCCCGGGACAGGATTGGGGCTCAATATTGTGCAGCGGTATGTAAATCTAATGGATGGTAAGATCCATTTTGAAAGTAATTCTAGTCAAGGCACTGAATTTACCTTATCATTTCAGAAAAGTTCAGTTAATAATACTCCAATTTAA
- a CDS encoding MBL fold metallo-hydrolase RNA specificity domain-containing protein: protein MDTIILKSLGGAETVTGSKHLLKTPELTILVDCGLFQGIKSLREQNWESLNIDIAEIDIVILTHAHLDHCGYIPLLVKNGFKGKIYMNEPTKELSKLILLDSAKLQEEDAQKANFHHYTKHNPAKPLYTINDAERSFKQFFTVNENTMIKLSDHIQCRFKPCGHIIGACSVEIICFEKTIIFSGDIGRTHSAILPPPDFFTKADFIVMESTYGDRLHDNTNLYDKLEHWINLTVKNRGNIIIPSFAVGRAQELIYILYQLKEQNRIPYNLPVIMDSPMTASATDIMVEYAEYTTVNKEKWLEIIEQVNINKEYTNTEEIVHDKQSKIIIAGSGMMTGGRVLEYLKHDIGNSRNTVLIVGFQSEGTRGRALLNESHELKIHGKYYPVKANVIELTGLSAHADQSELMEWIRKFKNSPQQIMLVHGEPSAQEALRVKIQTELQIPVTILIKDKEVVF, encoded by the coding sequence ATGGATACTATTATTCTAAAATCTCTAGGAGGAGCCGAAACAGTTACCGGATCCAAGCATTTATTAAAAACGCCTGAACTTACTATATTAGTAGATTGTGGGTTGTTTCAGGGCATTAAATCTTTGCGGGAACAAAACTGGGAATCGTTAAATATTGATATAGCTGAAATAGATATTGTCATTCTTACGCATGCCCATCTTGATCATTGTGGCTATATTCCTCTCCTTGTAAAAAACGGGTTTAAAGGTAAAATTTATATGAATGAGCCTACCAAAGAATTATCAAAATTGATTTTACTTGATAGTGCAAAGCTGCAGGAAGAGGATGCGCAGAAAGCGAATTTTCACCATTACACCAAACATAATCCTGCAAAACCGTTGTATACGATAAATGATGCTGAAAGATCTTTTAAACAATTTTTTACGGTTAATGAAAACACCATGATCAAACTTAGTGATCATATTCAATGCAGGTTCAAACCCTGTGGACATATCATTGGAGCCTGTTCTGTGGAGATCATATGTTTTGAGAAAACGATCATTTTTTCAGGAGATATCGGACGGACTCACAGTGCTATTTTACCTCCGCCTGATTTTTTCACCAAAGCGGATTTTATAGTGATGGAATCGACATACGGAGACAGGCTTCATGACAATACCAATTTGTATGATAAATTGGAACACTGGATCAATCTCACGGTTAAAAACCGCGGTAATATAATTATTCCCAGTTTTGCTGTAGGCAGGGCACAGGAGCTCATTTATATTCTTTATCAGCTCAAGGAGCAAAATAGAATCCCTTATAATCTCCCTGTAATTATGGATAGCCCAATGACTGCTTCGGCGACTGACATTATGGTTGAATACGCTGAATACACAACTGTTAATAAAGAAAAATGGCTGGAAATTATCGAACAGGTGAATATCAATAAAGAATATACGAATACTGAAGAAATAGTTCATGATAAGCAAAGCAAAATAATAATTGCCGGCAGTGGTATGATGACAGGAGGCCGTGTCCTTGAATACTTAAAGCATGATATAGGAAACAGCCGCAATACCGTCTTAATTGTCGGGTTTCAGTCAGAAGGCACGCGTGGAAGAGCATTACTTAACGAATCTCATGAGTTAAAAATTCACGGAAAATACTATCCTGTAAAAGCAAATGTTATTGAATTGACAGGATTATCGGCACACGCCGATCAATCTGAACTGATGGAGTGGATAAGGAAATTTAAAAATTCTCCACAACAGATCATGCTTGTTCATGGTGAACCCTCTGCCCAAGAAGCATTACGGGTGAAGATTCAAACGGAGTTGCAAATACCTGTAACCATTTTAATAAAAGATAAAGAAGTCGTTTTCTAA
- a CDS encoding Hsp20/alpha crystallin family protein — MKTLKKNNPSNQSQSLESVIEDFWKNDDLVNQSVKAEPTVNIIDKNGVYKMKVSAPGFKKKDFKVAVEDGSLIISAETSTEKKEEKENYVRKEFSASSFARSFRLPDNITLGHIKANYKGGLLNITINKTNLDKKEVKEIKIR, encoded by the coding sequence ATGAAAACCTTGAAAAAAAACAATCCATCAAATCAATCTCAATCATTAGAATCTGTAATAGAAGATTTTTGGAAGAATGATGATCTTGTTAATCAATCGGTTAAAGCAGAGCCAACCGTTAACATTATTGATAAAAACGGTGTTTATAAGATGAAAGTTTCAGCCCCGGGATTTAAGAAAAAAGATTTCAAAGTAGCCGTTGAAGACGGATCACTGATCATCAGTGCTGAAACCAGTACAGAGAAAAAAGAAGAAAAAGAAAATTATGTAAGAAAAGAGTTTTCTGCTTCCTCATTTGCCCGCAGTTTCCGTTTACCTGACAATATTACTTTGGGGCATATAAAAGCCAATTATAAAGGGGGATTATTAAATATTACAATTAATAAAACTAATCTGGATAAAAAAGAAGTAAAAGAGATCAAAATACGCTAA
- a CDS encoding glycosyltransferase → MKNKLNRRKRLLRQLPLKLVQKKVPQLLMISTFPPRECGIATYTQDLIQAINNKFAESFDIKICALENGKHDYDDNVSYILETKNPASYYGLIRDINASDRIELIVLQHEFGLFRGNEKELLILLQSVEKTSVVVFHTVLPKPDRETQQYIRSIAEITSTLIVMTQAAKKILEDDYLIAKEKITVIPHGTHLVENFDKKSLKEKHGYRSRKVLSTFGLLSSGKGIETTLKALPYIIAQCPETLFLIIGKTHPCVVQQEGEKYRQSLELLIEELDLSGNVNFVNDYLPLDLLLEYLQLTDIYLFTSKDPNQAVSGTFSYAISCGCPIISTPIPHALEVLEKGAGTIIGFNDSLQLTKQVVNLLDDELLRNRIALNGLHQMAPTAWENSAIAHVQLFKSLSDSSSNIQYKMPEINLNHLKKMTTDFGILQFSIINHPDKDSGYTLDDNARALIAICQHYKIFNIRNDLEYINIYFYFILFSFQEDCFLNYIDIQKQFTTQNGSCNLEDSFGRAIWALGYLISMQDIIPPELIVKAKKLFNKAILHAEYVHSTRAMAFIIKGVYFANTKNGTPLNIQLIEQLADRLVQMYKHETDDQWQWYESYLTYANSVLPEAMLFAWLTIRKPIYQSIALDSFDFLLSKIFLQDAIKVISNKCWMHNGQEINPAHTGGEQPIDVAYTIIALNEFYNNFRIEDYKCKMFTAFDWFLGNNHLSQIVYNPCTGGCYDGVEDSYINLNQGAESTISYLMARLTIEKHIVSAEKSGQNTQDKKIHFLKPI, encoded by the coding sequence ATGAAAAATAAATTAAATAGAAGAAAAAGACTGCTTAGACAACTCCCTTTAAAACTTGTCCAAAAAAAAGTACCGCAACTGCTAATGATCAGCACCTTTCCACCCAGAGAATGCGGCATTGCGACCTATACTCAAGATTTGATACAAGCCATTAATAACAAATTCGCGGAATCCTTTGATATTAAAATATGCGCTTTAGAAAATGGAAAGCATGACTATGATGATAATGTCAGTTATATTTTAGAAACAAAGAATCCTGCTTCTTATTACGGATTAATCCGGGATATTAATGCCTCAGATCGAATTGAATTAATCGTTCTTCAGCACGAGTTCGGTTTGTTTAGAGGTAATGAAAAAGAATTATTAATACTCCTACAATCTGTTGAGAAAACCTCTGTAGTGGTATTCCACACTGTTTTACCGAAACCGGATAGGGAAACACAACAATATATTCGGAGCATCGCTGAAATTACAAGTACCTTAATTGTAATGACTCAGGCTGCTAAGAAAATATTAGAGGATGATTATCTTATAGCAAAGGAAAAAATTACGGTGATACCGCACGGGACACATCTGGTAGAGAATTTTGATAAAAAATCTTTAAAAGAAAAACACGGATACCGGAGCAGAAAAGTACTTTCAACTTTTGGCTTGCTGAGTTCAGGTAAAGGTATCGAAACAACACTAAAAGCTCTACCTTACATCATTGCGCAATGTCCTGAAACATTATTTTTAATTATAGGAAAAACACACCCGTGTGTTGTACAACAGGAAGGTGAAAAATACAGACAAAGTTTAGAATTACTAATCGAAGAATTAGATTTATCCGGGAATGTAAATTTTGTTAATGATTATTTACCTCTTGACCTATTATTGGAATATTTGCAACTGACAGATATTTATCTGTTTACCTCCAAAGATCCCAATCAGGCGGTAAGCGGTACTTTTTCATACGCCATAAGTTGTGGCTGCCCTATTATTTCCACTCCCATTCCACATGCTCTGGAAGTATTGGAAAAAGGAGCAGGTACTATCATCGGTTTTAATGATTCCCTGCAGCTCACCAAACAGGTAGTTAACTTATTGGATGATGAATTATTAAGAAATAGGATTGCATTAAACGGTTTACATCAAATGGCTCCTACGGCTTGGGAAAACTCTGCAATAGCTCATGTGCAACTCTTTAAAAGCCTTTCAGATTCCAGTTCAAATATTCAATACAAAATGCCGGAAATCAATTTGAATCATTTGAAAAAAATGACCACTGATTTTGGAATCCTTCAGTTTTCAATTATAAATCATCCTGATAAAGATTCGGGATATACTCTGGATGATAATGCCAGAGCTTTAATAGCAATATGTCAGCACTACAAAATATTCAATATAAGAAATGATCTGGAATACATTAATATTTATTTCTATTTTATACTATTTAGTTTCCAAGAAGACTGCTTTTTAAATTATATTGATATCCAAAAACAATTTACCACACAAAACGGCAGTTGTAATCTTGAAGATTCCTTTGGCAGAGCGATATGGGCATTGGGATACTTGATTTCGATGCAGGATATCATCCCTCCAGAACTAATTGTCAAGGCAAAAAAGCTGTTTAATAAAGCTATTTTGCATGCCGAATACGTTCATTCGACCAGGGCAATGGCATTTATCATTAAGGGAGTGTATTTTGCAAATACTAAAAATGGTACTCCGTTAAATATTCAGCTTATAGAACAACTTGCCGACCGTTTAGTTCAGATGTATAAACATGAAACTGATGATCAATGGCAGTGGTATGAAAGCTATCTTACGTACGCCAACAGTGTGCTTCCGGAAGCAATGCTTTTTGCATGGTTAACAATCCGTAAACCAATATATCAATCAATTGCTTTGGATTCCTTTGACTTTTTACTGTCAAAAATATTTTTGCAGGATGCGATTAAAGTAATCTCTAATAAATGCTGGATGCATAATGGCCAAGAAATTAATCCGGCTCATACGGGTGGAGAGCAGCCCATTGATGTAGCCTATACCATTATAGCACTAAACGAATTTTACAACAATTTCAGAATTGAAGATTATAAATGCAAAATGTTTACCGCTTTTGATTGGTTTTTAGGAAATAATCATTTAAGCCAAATAGTATACAATCCCTGTACCGGAGGATGCTATGACGGCGTGGAAGACAGCTATATCAATCTGAATCAGGGAGCTGAATCTACCATCAGTTACTTAATGGCAAGGCTGACCATAGAAAAACATATTGTATCAGCAGAAAAATCAGGACAAAACACACAAGATAAAAAAATACATTTCTTAAAACCAATCTGA
- a CDS encoding Crp/Fnr family transcriptional regulator has product MTILPQPFDDIELLSAIECRLKKKERQKSLYSNILTQMTNLFHGSHGLGELKKAFDERRVKSFKKKQIIYYEGDTAHAVYLIISGSVKTTKMTEDGKELMTGVYSAEEYFGITSLFAGKEYKETAEVLEDATLCSVPREVIDQLLYKYPDIAEKFIKILAHNVINHEEKLLQLAYFSVRKRMAEVLLKLHTKHPHTENFEISRENLASMAGMAIETVSRILSDFKEENLIDRSAGKITILDVLRLQKLKN; this is encoded by the coding sequence ATGACTATCTTACCACAACCTTTTGACGATATTGAACTACTCAGTGCTATAGAATGCCGATTGAAAAAGAAGGAACGTCAAAAAAGCCTTTACAGCAATATTCTTACTCAAATGACCAATTTATTTCATGGTTCACACGGACTTGGTGAATTAAAGAAAGCTTTTGATGAGCGAAGGGTGAAGTCCTTTAAAAAGAAGCAGATTATATATTATGAAGGGGATACTGCACATGCTGTTTATCTTATTATATCAGGCTCAGTGAAAACAACAAAAATGACGGAAGATGGGAAAGAACTTATGACAGGAGTCTATAGTGCGGAAGAATATTTCGGGATCACTTCATTATTTGCAGGAAAAGAATATAAAGAGACGGCTGAGGTATTGGAAGATGCTACCTTATGCTCAGTTCCGAGAGAAGTAATAGACCAGTTACTATATAAATATCCCGACATAGCGGAAAAGTTCATCAAAATTCTTGCCCATAATGTTATTAATCATGAAGAAAAATTGTTACAGCTTGCTTATTTTTCTGTGAGGAAAAGAATGGCAGAAGTCCTGCTTAAACTCCATACAAAACATCCTCACACTGAAAATTTTGAGATTTCCAGAGAAAACCTTGCTTCTATGGCCGGAATGGCTATTGAAACAGTAAGCAGAATTCTCAGTGATTTTAAAGAAGAAAATTTAATAGACAGGAGTGCCGGAAAGATTACCATACTTGATGTTTTAAGACTTCAAAAGCTTAAAAACTAA
- a CDS encoding universal stress protein: MRTIVVPTDYSKAAKNAALYALHLANALKCNIDLCHAFALPVDSPMLGQTAWTLYEYPALQDENSEEMKKWVKVLEDKEKTLWGDEAFPYHPSIYYSCEGDDVVQLINNTAAHNKTLLIVMGMQGAGMLTRFIFGSNSLKMIENTQHPLLLIPQNHKYKGIKKIAFATDLNKKDIKIAQGLIKFAQYFDAELLITHIIQSNNDVIQDTAYEHKKEVFLKDLNGKVCYNCIYSENIDYGLDILKNKDIDILAMGHDHRDFLERFTKSSHAARQAAELEVPLLIIPGTDSLFF, translated from the coding sequence ATGAGAACGATTGTAGTACCTACAGACTATTCAAAGGCGGCAAAAAATGCTGCATTGTATGCACTCCATCTGGCTAATGCTCTAAAGTGTAATATTGATTTGTGTCATGCCTTTGCACTGCCGGTTGATAGTCCTATGCTTGGACAGACCGCGTGGACCTTATATGAATATCCGGCTTTACAGGATGAAAACAGTGAGGAGATGAAAAAATGGGTGAAAGTACTTGAAGATAAAGAGAAAACTTTATGGGGAGATGAGGCTTTTCCTTATCATCCGTCTATATATTACTCTTGCGAGGGAGATGATGTGGTGCAGCTAATAAATAATACGGCAGCCCATAATAAAACATTGCTTATTGTAATGGGAATGCAGGGAGCTGGGATGCTTACCCGGTTTATTTTTGGAAGCAACAGTCTTAAAATGATTGAAAATACGCAACATCCGCTTCTGTTAATTCCCCAAAATCATAAATATAAGGGAATAAAAAAGATCGCTTTTGCAACAGATCTGAATAAAAAAGACATAAAAATCGCTCAAGGGTTGATAAAATTTGCCCAATACTTTGATGCCGAACTTTTAATTACCCATATTATTCAGAGCAATAATGATGTGATTCAGGACACTGCTTATGAGCATAAAAAAGAAGTATTTTTAAAGGATCTGAATGGTAAAGTTTGTTATAACTGTATTTACAGCGAAAATATAGATTACGGTTTAGATATACTAAAAAATAAAGACATTGATATCTTGGCAATGGGTCATGATCATCGGGATTTTCTCGAAAGATTTACCAAGAGCAGCCATGCAGCCAGACAGGCTGCTGAGTTAGAAGTTCCACTATTGATCATTCCTGGAACTGATAGTTTGTTTTTTTAA